One window of Pseudomonas sp. ML2-2023-3 genomic DNA carries:
- a CDS encoding LysR family transcriptional regulator gives MQKNITSLSALNWDDLKFFLEVARTRKASSAAKRLAVDYTTVSRRISSLEAALGTLLFEKSRTNGFTLTNEGQRLLGYAESIESTLHMACEQVSGSGVALSGHVRMGCTEGFGSFFITPQLSHFVDTYPAISVDILPLPHFISLSKREADIVIALERPEHGPYVCCKLCDYRLQLYATQEYLDQHPPIRRMTDLSEHTFISYVDDLAFSSELLYLANVLPGASANLRSTSVIAQFVAAQQGRSLAILPCFLAAQDPRLLPVLPDEVNLTRQFWMYCREDLRKLKRITLLWDYIREVTELNAPLLLGETRGMKFVD, from the coding sequence ATGCAAAAAAACATCACATCGTTAAGCGCCCTGAACTGGGACGACCTGAAGTTTTTTCTTGAGGTGGCCCGCACTCGAAAAGCCAGCAGCGCAGCCAAACGGCTGGCGGTTGACTACACCACCGTGTCGCGGCGGATCAGCTCGCTGGAAGCTGCTCTGGGGACTTTGCTGTTTGAAAAGTCGCGCACCAATGGCTTTACCCTGACCAACGAAGGCCAGCGCTTGCTTGGGTATGCCGAGTCGATAGAAAGCACGCTGCACATGGCCTGCGAGCAGGTATCAGGGTCTGGCGTGGCGCTGTCGGGGCATGTGCGCATGGGTTGCACTGAGGGTTTTGGCAGTTTTTTCATCACTCCCCAGCTCAGCCATTTTGTGGATACCTACCCGGCGATCTCGGTGGATATCCTGCCGTTGCCACACTTCATCAGCTTGTCCAAGCGCGAGGCCGATATTGTTATCGCGCTGGAGCGCCCGGAACACGGGCCCTATGTGTGCTGCAAGCTGTGCGACTACCGCTTGCAGCTGTATGCGACCCAGGAGTATCTGGACCAGCACCCGCCGATCCGCCGGATGACTGATTTGTCGGAGCATACGTTTATCAGTTACGTGGACGATCTGGCGTTCAGCTCGGAGCTGCTTTACCTGGCCAATGTGCTGCCGGGCGCCAGCGCCAACTTGCGCAGCACCAGCGTGATTGCGCAATTCGTGGCCGCGCAGCAAGGCCGTTCGCTGGCGATTTTGCCGTGCTTTCTGGCGGCTCAGGACCCGCGTTTGCTGCCGGTGCTGCCTGACGAGGTCAACCTCACGCGACAGTTCTGGATGTACTGCCGTGAAGATCTGAGGAAGTTGAAACGCATCACCTTGCTATGGGATTACATCCGCGAAGTGACGGAACTGAATGCGCCGCTGCTGCTGGGCGAGACGCGCGGGATGAAATTTGTGGACTGA